One window of Channa argus isolate prfri chromosome 4, Channa argus male v1.0, whole genome shotgun sequence genomic DNA carries:
- the ndrg4 gene encoding protein NDRG4 isoform X7 — MGPGLFWNFPPKAGCTVPQSLLQTILLSRMAGMKEQQFTEEKPLLPEQRGVDSDMESCEQLMPPGDWKEHDVETPYGMLHVVIRGAPKGNKPAILTYHDVGLNHKLCFNTFFSNEDMQEITKHFVVCHVDAPGQQIGAPQMPQGYQYPTMDQLASMLPNVVQHFGFKSIVGIGVGAGAYILAKFALIFPDLVEGLVLLNIDPNGKGWIDWAATKLSGLTSTLPDVVLPHLFSQEELMSNTELVQSYRQQINNSVNQFNLQLFWNMYNSRRDLEMNRSGTVLNAKTLKCPVMLVVGDNAPAEEGVVECNSKLDPTTTTFLKMADSGGLPQLTQPGKLTEAFKYFLQGMGYIAYVKDRRLSGGPVPSASMTRLARSRTASLTSASSVDGSRSRACTHSDSTEGVGQVSHTMEVSC, encoded by the exons ATTGTTGTCCAGGATGGCAGGGATGAAGGAACAGCAGTTCACGGAGGAGAAGCCCCTGCTTCCAGAGCAAAGAGGAGTGGACTCAGATATG GAAAGCTGTGAACAGCTGATGCCACCAGGGGATTGGAAG gaaCATGATGTTGAGACCCCTTACGGAATGCTGCATGTGGTAATCCGTGGGGCACCCAAGGGAAACAAGCCTGCCATCCTCACCTACCATGATGTGGGACTGAACC ACAAGCTGTGCTTCAACACTTTCTTCAGTAATGAGGATATGCAGGAGATCACTAAGCATTTTGTGGTTTGCCATGTCGACGCCCCGGGACAGCAGATTGGAGCTCCACAGATGCCTCAAGG GTACCAGTACCCCACTATGGACCAGTTGGCCAGCATGCTGCCCAATGTGGTGCAGCACTTTGG ATTCAAGAGTATTGTTGGGATTGGAGTTGGAGCTGGCGCTTACATTCTGGCCAAGTTTGCT CTGATCTTCCCTGATCTCGTGGAGGGTTTGGTTCTGCTCAACATCGACCCCAATGGCAAAGGATGGATTGACTGGGCTGCCACCAAG CTGTCTGGTCTGACCAGCACTCTGCCAGATGTTGTGCTGCCACATCTTTTCAGCCAG gaGGAGCTGATGAGCAACACAGAGTTGGTGCAGAGCTACCGGCAACAGATCAACAACAGTGTCAACCAGTTCAACCTGCAGCTTTTCTGGAACATGTACAACAG TCGGAGGGATCTAGAGATGAACCGCAGTGGAACAGTGCTCAATGCAAAAACCCTGAA GTGTCCTGTGATGCTGGTTGTAGGAGATAACGCCCCTGCTGAGGAAGGAGTG GTTGAATGCAACTCAAAACTGGAtccaaccaccaccaccttcCTGAAG ATGGCTGACTCTGGTGGACTTCCCCAGCTCACACAG CCTGGCAAGCTGACTGAAGCCTTCAAGTATTTCCTGCAGGGAATGGGCTACA TCGCTTATGTGAAGGATCGGAGGTTGAGTGGAGGGCCAG TGCCCTCTGCCAGTATGACCCGCCTGGCTCGCTCCAGGACGGCCTCCCTGACAAGCGCAAGTTCCGTGGATGGGTCCCGCTCACGGGCTTGCACGCACTCCGACAGCACTGAGGGAGTCGGCCAGGTCAGCCACACCATGGAGGTGTCCTGCTAA
- the ndrg4 gene encoding protein NDRG4 isoform X6, which produces MGPGLFWNFPPKAGCTVPQSLLQTILLSRMAGMKEQQFTEEKPLLPEQRGVDSDMQDKGEEASGGLPCPASPAPLNQPPPPSRPTHRWHAIARHWLRQTRRRTSGVLPESCEQLMPPGDWKEHDVETPYGMLHVVIRGAPKGNKPAILTYHDVGLNHKLCFNTFFSNEDMQEITKHFVVCHVDAPGQQIGAPQMPQGYQYPTMDQLASMLPNVVQHFGFKSIVGIGVGAGAYILAKFALIFPDLVEGLVLLNIDPNGKGWIDWAATKLSGLTSTLPDVVLPHLFSQEELMSNTELVQSYRQQINNSVNQFNLQLFWNMYNSRRDLEMNRSGTVLNAKTLKCPVMLVVGDNAPAEEGVVECNSKLDPTTTTFLKMADSGGLPQLTQPGKLTEAFKYFLQGMGYIAYVKDRRLSGGPGHLTPFLCYQK; this is translated from the exons ATTGTTGTCCAGGATGGCAGGGATGAAGGAACAGCAGTTCACGGAGGAGAAGCCCCTGCTTCCAGAGCAAAGAGGAGTGGACTCAGATATG CAGGATAAAGGAGAGGAGGCATCGGGGGGGCTCCCCTGCCCTGCCAGCCCCGCGCCCCTTAACCAACCCCCTCCCCCCAGCCGCCCCACTCACCGCTGGCATGCCATCGCACGGCACTGGCTCCGCCAGACCCGCCGTCGGACCAGCGGGGTCCTCCCG GAAAGCTGTGAACAGCTGATGCCACCAGGGGATTGGAAG gaaCATGATGTTGAGACCCCTTACGGAATGCTGCATGTGGTAATCCGTGGGGCACCCAAGGGAAACAAGCCTGCCATCCTCACCTACCATGATGTGGGACTGAACC ACAAGCTGTGCTTCAACACTTTCTTCAGTAATGAGGATATGCAGGAGATCACTAAGCATTTTGTGGTTTGCCATGTCGACGCCCCGGGACAGCAGATTGGAGCTCCACAGATGCCTCAAGG GTACCAGTACCCCACTATGGACCAGTTGGCCAGCATGCTGCCCAATGTGGTGCAGCACTTTGG ATTCAAGAGTATTGTTGGGATTGGAGTTGGAGCTGGCGCTTACATTCTGGCCAAGTTTGCT CTGATCTTCCCTGATCTCGTGGAGGGTTTGGTTCTGCTCAACATCGACCCCAATGGCAAAGGATGGATTGACTGGGCTGCCACCAAG CTGTCTGGTCTGACCAGCACTCTGCCAGATGTTGTGCTGCCACATCTTTTCAGCCAG gaGGAGCTGATGAGCAACACAGAGTTGGTGCAGAGCTACCGGCAACAGATCAACAACAGTGTCAACCAGTTCAACCTGCAGCTTTTCTGGAACATGTACAACAG TCGGAGGGATCTAGAGATGAACCGCAGTGGAACAGTGCTCAATGCAAAAACCCTGAA GTGTCCTGTGATGCTGGTTGTAGGAGATAACGCCCCTGCTGAGGAAGGAGTG GTTGAATGCAACTCAAAACTGGAtccaaccaccaccaccttcCTGAAG ATGGCTGACTCTGGTGGACTTCCCCAGCTCACACAG CCTGGCAAGCTGACTGAAGCCTTCAAGTATTTCCTGCAGGGAATGGGCTACA TCGCTTATGTGAAGGATCGGAGGTTGAGTGGAGGGCCAG GACATTTAACCCCATTTTTGTGttatcaaaaataa
- the ndrg4 gene encoding protein NDRG4 isoform X2 has translation MGPGLFWNFPPKAGCTVPQSLLQTILLSRMAGMKEQQFTEEKPLLPEQRGVDSDMDKGEEASGGLPCPASPAPLNQPPPPSRPTHRWHAIARHWLRQTRRRTSGVLPESCEQLMPPGDWKEHDVETPYGMLHVVIRGAPKGNKPAILTYHDVGLNHKLCFNTFFSNEDMQEITKHFVVCHVDAPGQQIGAPQMPQGYQYPTMDQLASMLPNVVQHFGFKSIVGIGVGAGAYILAKFALIFPDLVEGLVLLNIDPNGKGWIDWAATKLSGLTSTLPDVVLPHLFSQEELMSNTELVQSYRQQINNSVNQFNLQLFWNMYNSRRDLEMNRSGTVLNAKTLKCPVMLVVGDNAPAEEGVVECNSKLDPTTTTFLKMADSGGLPQLTQPGKLTEAFKYFLQGMGYIAYVKDRRLSGGPVPSASMTRLARSRTASLTSASSVDGSRSRACTHSDSTEGVGQVSHTMEVSC, from the exons ATTGTTGTCCAGGATGGCAGGGATGAAGGAACAGCAGTTCACGGAGGAGAAGCCCCTGCTTCCAGAGCAAAGAGGAGTGGACTCAGATATG GATAAAGGAGAGGAGGCATCGGGGGGGCTCCCCTGCCCTGCCAGCCCCGCGCCCCTTAACCAACCCCCTCCCCCCAGCCGCCCCACTCACCGCTGGCATGCCATCGCACGGCACTGGCTCCGCCAGACCCGCCGTCGGACCAGCGGGGTCCTCCCG GAAAGCTGTGAACAGCTGATGCCACCAGGGGATTGGAAG gaaCATGATGTTGAGACCCCTTACGGAATGCTGCATGTGGTAATCCGTGGGGCACCCAAGGGAAACAAGCCTGCCATCCTCACCTACCATGATGTGGGACTGAACC ACAAGCTGTGCTTCAACACTTTCTTCAGTAATGAGGATATGCAGGAGATCACTAAGCATTTTGTGGTTTGCCATGTCGACGCCCCGGGACAGCAGATTGGAGCTCCACAGATGCCTCAAGG GTACCAGTACCCCACTATGGACCAGTTGGCCAGCATGCTGCCCAATGTGGTGCAGCACTTTGG ATTCAAGAGTATTGTTGGGATTGGAGTTGGAGCTGGCGCTTACATTCTGGCCAAGTTTGCT CTGATCTTCCCTGATCTCGTGGAGGGTTTGGTTCTGCTCAACATCGACCCCAATGGCAAAGGATGGATTGACTGGGCTGCCACCAAG CTGTCTGGTCTGACCAGCACTCTGCCAGATGTTGTGCTGCCACATCTTTTCAGCCAG gaGGAGCTGATGAGCAACACAGAGTTGGTGCAGAGCTACCGGCAACAGATCAACAACAGTGTCAACCAGTTCAACCTGCAGCTTTTCTGGAACATGTACAACAG TCGGAGGGATCTAGAGATGAACCGCAGTGGAACAGTGCTCAATGCAAAAACCCTGAA GTGTCCTGTGATGCTGGTTGTAGGAGATAACGCCCCTGCTGAGGAAGGAGTG GTTGAATGCAACTCAAAACTGGAtccaaccaccaccaccttcCTGAAG ATGGCTGACTCTGGTGGACTTCCCCAGCTCACACAG CCTGGCAAGCTGACTGAAGCCTTCAAGTATTTCCTGCAGGGAATGGGCTACA TCGCTTATGTGAAGGATCGGAGGTTGAGTGGAGGGCCAG TGCCCTCTGCCAGTATGACCCGCCTGGCTCGCTCCAGGACGGCCTCCCTGACAAGCGCAAGTTCCGTGGATGGGTCCCGCTCACGGGCTTGCACGCACTCCGACAGCACTGAGGGAGTCGGCCAGGTCAGCCACACCATGGAGGTGTCCTGCTAA
- the ndrg4 gene encoding protein NDRG4 isoform X3 has product MGPGLFWNFPPKAGCTVPQSLLQTILLSRMAGMKEQQFTEEKPLLPEQRGVDSDMQDKGEEASGGLPCPASPAPLNQPPPPSRPTHRWHAIARHWLRQTRRRTSGVLPESCEQLMPPGDWKEHDVETPYGMLHVVIRGAPKGNKPAILTYHDVGLNHKLCFNTFFSNEDMQEITKHFVVCHVDAPGQQIGAPQMPQGYQYPTMDQLASMLPNVVQHFGFKSIVGIGVGAGAYILAKFALIFPDLVEGLVLLNIDPNGKGWIDWAATKLSGLTSTLPDVVLPHLFSQEELMSNTELVQSYRQQINNSVNQFNLQLFWNMYNSRRDLEMNRSGTVLNAKTLKCPVMLVVGDNAPAEEGVVECNSKLDPTTTTFLKMADSGGLPQLTQPGKLTEAFKYFLQGMGYMPSASMTRLARSRTASLTSASSVDGSRSRACTHSDSTEGVGQVSHTMEVSC; this is encoded by the exons ATTGTTGTCCAGGATGGCAGGGATGAAGGAACAGCAGTTCACGGAGGAGAAGCCCCTGCTTCCAGAGCAAAGAGGAGTGGACTCAGATATG CAGGATAAAGGAGAGGAGGCATCGGGGGGGCTCCCCTGCCCTGCCAGCCCCGCGCCCCTTAACCAACCCCCTCCCCCCAGCCGCCCCACTCACCGCTGGCATGCCATCGCACGGCACTGGCTCCGCCAGACCCGCCGTCGGACCAGCGGGGTCCTCCCG GAAAGCTGTGAACAGCTGATGCCACCAGGGGATTGGAAG gaaCATGATGTTGAGACCCCTTACGGAATGCTGCATGTGGTAATCCGTGGGGCACCCAAGGGAAACAAGCCTGCCATCCTCACCTACCATGATGTGGGACTGAACC ACAAGCTGTGCTTCAACACTTTCTTCAGTAATGAGGATATGCAGGAGATCACTAAGCATTTTGTGGTTTGCCATGTCGACGCCCCGGGACAGCAGATTGGAGCTCCACAGATGCCTCAAGG GTACCAGTACCCCACTATGGACCAGTTGGCCAGCATGCTGCCCAATGTGGTGCAGCACTTTGG ATTCAAGAGTATTGTTGGGATTGGAGTTGGAGCTGGCGCTTACATTCTGGCCAAGTTTGCT CTGATCTTCCCTGATCTCGTGGAGGGTTTGGTTCTGCTCAACATCGACCCCAATGGCAAAGGATGGATTGACTGGGCTGCCACCAAG CTGTCTGGTCTGACCAGCACTCTGCCAGATGTTGTGCTGCCACATCTTTTCAGCCAG gaGGAGCTGATGAGCAACACAGAGTTGGTGCAGAGCTACCGGCAACAGATCAACAACAGTGTCAACCAGTTCAACCTGCAGCTTTTCTGGAACATGTACAACAG TCGGAGGGATCTAGAGATGAACCGCAGTGGAACAGTGCTCAATGCAAAAACCCTGAA GTGTCCTGTGATGCTGGTTGTAGGAGATAACGCCCCTGCTGAGGAAGGAGTG GTTGAATGCAACTCAAAACTGGAtccaaccaccaccaccttcCTGAAG ATGGCTGACTCTGGTGGACTTCCCCAGCTCACACAG CCTGGCAAGCTGACTGAAGCCTTCAAGTATTTCCTGCAGGGAATGGGCTACA TGCCCTCTGCCAGTATGACCCGCCTGGCTCGCTCCAGGACGGCCTCCCTGACAAGCGCAAGTTCCGTGGATGGGTCCCGCTCACGGGCTTGCACGCACTCCGACAGCACTGAGGGAGTCGGCCAGGTCAGCCACACCATGGAGGTGTCCTGCTAA
- the ndrg4 gene encoding protein NDRG4 isoform X1: protein MGPGLFWNFPPKAGCTVPQSLLQTILLSRMAGMKEQQFTEEKPLLPEQRGVDSDMQDKGEEASGGLPCPASPAPLNQPPPPSRPTHRWHAIARHWLRQTRRRTSGVLPESCEQLMPPGDWKEHDVETPYGMLHVVIRGAPKGNKPAILTYHDVGLNHKLCFNTFFSNEDMQEITKHFVVCHVDAPGQQIGAPQMPQGYQYPTMDQLASMLPNVVQHFGFKSIVGIGVGAGAYILAKFALIFPDLVEGLVLLNIDPNGKGWIDWAATKLSGLTSTLPDVVLPHLFSQEELMSNTELVQSYRQQINNSVNQFNLQLFWNMYNSRRDLEMNRSGTVLNAKTLKCPVMLVVGDNAPAEEGVVECNSKLDPTTTTFLKMADSGGLPQLTQPGKLTEAFKYFLQGMGYIAYVKDRRLSGGPVPSASMTRLARSRTASLTSASSVDGSRSRACTHSDSTEGVGQVSHTMEVSC from the exons ATTGTTGTCCAGGATGGCAGGGATGAAGGAACAGCAGTTCACGGAGGAGAAGCCCCTGCTTCCAGAGCAAAGAGGAGTGGACTCAGATATG CAGGATAAAGGAGAGGAGGCATCGGGGGGGCTCCCCTGCCCTGCCAGCCCCGCGCCCCTTAACCAACCCCCTCCCCCCAGCCGCCCCACTCACCGCTGGCATGCCATCGCACGGCACTGGCTCCGCCAGACCCGCCGTCGGACCAGCGGGGTCCTCCCG GAAAGCTGTGAACAGCTGATGCCACCAGGGGATTGGAAG gaaCATGATGTTGAGACCCCTTACGGAATGCTGCATGTGGTAATCCGTGGGGCACCCAAGGGAAACAAGCCTGCCATCCTCACCTACCATGATGTGGGACTGAACC ACAAGCTGTGCTTCAACACTTTCTTCAGTAATGAGGATATGCAGGAGATCACTAAGCATTTTGTGGTTTGCCATGTCGACGCCCCGGGACAGCAGATTGGAGCTCCACAGATGCCTCAAGG GTACCAGTACCCCACTATGGACCAGTTGGCCAGCATGCTGCCCAATGTGGTGCAGCACTTTGG ATTCAAGAGTATTGTTGGGATTGGAGTTGGAGCTGGCGCTTACATTCTGGCCAAGTTTGCT CTGATCTTCCCTGATCTCGTGGAGGGTTTGGTTCTGCTCAACATCGACCCCAATGGCAAAGGATGGATTGACTGGGCTGCCACCAAG CTGTCTGGTCTGACCAGCACTCTGCCAGATGTTGTGCTGCCACATCTTTTCAGCCAG gaGGAGCTGATGAGCAACACAGAGTTGGTGCAGAGCTACCGGCAACAGATCAACAACAGTGTCAACCAGTTCAACCTGCAGCTTTTCTGGAACATGTACAACAG TCGGAGGGATCTAGAGATGAACCGCAGTGGAACAGTGCTCAATGCAAAAACCCTGAA GTGTCCTGTGATGCTGGTTGTAGGAGATAACGCCCCTGCTGAGGAAGGAGTG GTTGAATGCAACTCAAAACTGGAtccaaccaccaccaccttcCTGAAG ATGGCTGACTCTGGTGGACTTCCCCAGCTCACACAG CCTGGCAAGCTGACTGAAGCCTTCAAGTATTTCCTGCAGGGAATGGGCTACA TCGCTTATGTGAAGGATCGGAGGTTGAGTGGAGGGCCAG TGCCCTCTGCCAGTATGACCCGCCTGGCTCGCTCCAGGACGGCCTCCCTGACAAGCGCAAGTTCCGTGGATGGGTCCCGCTCACGGGCTTGCACGCACTCCGACAGCACTGAGGGAGTCGGCCAGGTCAGCCACACCATGGAGGTGTCCTGCTAA
- the ndrg4 gene encoding protein NDRG4 isoform X8 has protein sequence MAGMKEQQFTEEKPLLPEQRGVDSDMESCEQLMPPGDWKEHDVETPYGMLHVVIRGAPKGNKPAILTYHDVGLNHKLCFNTFFSNEDMQEITKHFVVCHVDAPGQQIGAPQMPQGYQYPTMDQLASMLPNVVQHFGFKSIVGIGVGAGAYILAKFALIFPDLVEGLVLLNIDPNGKGWIDWAATKLSGLTSTLPDVVLPHLFSQEELMSNTELVQSYRQQINNSVNQFNLQLFWNMYNSRRDLEMNRSGTVLNAKTLKCPVMLVVGDNAPAEEGVVECNSKLDPTTTTFLKMADSGGLPQLTQPGKLTEAFKYFLQGMGYIAYVKDRRLSGGPVPSASMTRLARSRTASLTSASSVDGSRSRACTHSDSTEGVGQVSHTMEVSC, from the exons ATGGCAGGGATGAAGGAACAGCAGTTCACGGAGGAGAAGCCCCTGCTTCCAGAGCAAAGAGGAGTGGACTCAGATATG GAAAGCTGTGAACAGCTGATGCCACCAGGGGATTGGAAG gaaCATGATGTTGAGACCCCTTACGGAATGCTGCATGTGGTAATCCGTGGGGCACCCAAGGGAAACAAGCCTGCCATCCTCACCTACCATGATGTGGGACTGAACC ACAAGCTGTGCTTCAACACTTTCTTCAGTAATGAGGATATGCAGGAGATCACTAAGCATTTTGTGGTTTGCCATGTCGACGCCCCGGGACAGCAGATTGGAGCTCCACAGATGCCTCAAGG GTACCAGTACCCCACTATGGACCAGTTGGCCAGCATGCTGCCCAATGTGGTGCAGCACTTTGG ATTCAAGAGTATTGTTGGGATTGGAGTTGGAGCTGGCGCTTACATTCTGGCCAAGTTTGCT CTGATCTTCCCTGATCTCGTGGAGGGTTTGGTTCTGCTCAACATCGACCCCAATGGCAAAGGATGGATTGACTGGGCTGCCACCAAG CTGTCTGGTCTGACCAGCACTCTGCCAGATGTTGTGCTGCCACATCTTTTCAGCCAG gaGGAGCTGATGAGCAACACAGAGTTGGTGCAGAGCTACCGGCAACAGATCAACAACAGTGTCAACCAGTTCAACCTGCAGCTTTTCTGGAACATGTACAACAG TCGGAGGGATCTAGAGATGAACCGCAGTGGAACAGTGCTCAATGCAAAAACCCTGAA GTGTCCTGTGATGCTGGTTGTAGGAGATAACGCCCCTGCTGAGGAAGGAGTG GTTGAATGCAACTCAAAACTGGAtccaaccaccaccaccttcCTGAAG ATGGCTGACTCTGGTGGACTTCCCCAGCTCACACAG CCTGGCAAGCTGACTGAAGCCTTCAAGTATTTCCTGCAGGGAATGGGCTACA TCGCTTATGTGAAGGATCGGAGGTTGAGTGGAGGGCCAG TGCCCTCTGCCAGTATGACCCGCCTGGCTCGCTCCAGGACGGCCTCCCTGACAAGCGCAAGTTCCGTGGATGGGTCCCGCTCACGGGCTTGCACGCACTCCGACAGCACTGAGGGAGTCGGCCAGGTCAGCCACACCATGGAGGTGTCCTGCTAA
- the ndrg4 gene encoding protein NDRG4 isoform X4, whose translation MAGMKEQQFTEEKPLLPEQRGVDSDMQDKGEEASGGLPCPASPAPLNQPPPPSRPTHRWHAIARHWLRQTRRRTSGVLPESCEQLMPPGDWKEHDVETPYGMLHVVIRGAPKGNKPAILTYHDVGLNHKLCFNTFFSNEDMQEITKHFVVCHVDAPGQQIGAPQMPQGYQYPTMDQLASMLPNVVQHFGFKSIVGIGVGAGAYILAKFALIFPDLVEGLVLLNIDPNGKGWIDWAATKLSGLTSTLPDVVLPHLFSQEELMSNTELVQSYRQQINNSVNQFNLQLFWNMYNSRRDLEMNRSGTVLNAKTLKCPVMLVVGDNAPAEEGVVECNSKLDPTTTTFLKMADSGGLPQLTQPGKLTEAFKYFLQGMGYIAYVKDRRLSGGPVPSASMTRLARSRTASLTSASSVDGSRSRACTHSDSTEGVGQVSHTMEVSC comes from the exons ATGGCAGGGATGAAGGAACAGCAGTTCACGGAGGAGAAGCCCCTGCTTCCAGAGCAAAGAGGAGTGGACTCAGATATG CAGGATAAAGGAGAGGAGGCATCGGGGGGGCTCCCCTGCCCTGCCAGCCCCGCGCCCCTTAACCAACCCCCTCCCCCCAGCCGCCCCACTCACCGCTGGCATGCCATCGCACGGCACTGGCTCCGCCAGACCCGCCGTCGGACCAGCGGGGTCCTCCCG GAAAGCTGTGAACAGCTGATGCCACCAGGGGATTGGAAG gaaCATGATGTTGAGACCCCTTACGGAATGCTGCATGTGGTAATCCGTGGGGCACCCAAGGGAAACAAGCCTGCCATCCTCACCTACCATGATGTGGGACTGAACC ACAAGCTGTGCTTCAACACTTTCTTCAGTAATGAGGATATGCAGGAGATCACTAAGCATTTTGTGGTTTGCCATGTCGACGCCCCGGGACAGCAGATTGGAGCTCCACAGATGCCTCAAGG GTACCAGTACCCCACTATGGACCAGTTGGCCAGCATGCTGCCCAATGTGGTGCAGCACTTTGG ATTCAAGAGTATTGTTGGGATTGGAGTTGGAGCTGGCGCTTACATTCTGGCCAAGTTTGCT CTGATCTTCCCTGATCTCGTGGAGGGTTTGGTTCTGCTCAACATCGACCCCAATGGCAAAGGATGGATTGACTGGGCTGCCACCAAG CTGTCTGGTCTGACCAGCACTCTGCCAGATGTTGTGCTGCCACATCTTTTCAGCCAG gaGGAGCTGATGAGCAACACAGAGTTGGTGCAGAGCTACCGGCAACAGATCAACAACAGTGTCAACCAGTTCAACCTGCAGCTTTTCTGGAACATGTACAACAG TCGGAGGGATCTAGAGATGAACCGCAGTGGAACAGTGCTCAATGCAAAAACCCTGAA GTGTCCTGTGATGCTGGTTGTAGGAGATAACGCCCCTGCTGAGGAAGGAGTG GTTGAATGCAACTCAAAACTGGAtccaaccaccaccaccttcCTGAAG ATGGCTGACTCTGGTGGACTTCCCCAGCTCACACAG CCTGGCAAGCTGACTGAAGCCTTCAAGTATTTCCTGCAGGGAATGGGCTACA TCGCTTATGTGAAGGATCGGAGGTTGAGTGGAGGGCCAG TGCCCTCTGCCAGTATGACCCGCCTGGCTCGCTCCAGGACGGCCTCCCTGACAAGCGCAAGTTCCGTGGATGGGTCCCGCTCACGGGCTTGCACGCACTCCGACAGCACTGAGGGAGTCGGCCAGGTCAGCCACACCATGGAGGTGTCCTGCTAA
- the ndrg4 gene encoding protein NDRG4 isoform X5 has translation MAGMKEQQFTEEKPLLPEQRGVDSDMDKGEEASGGLPCPASPAPLNQPPPPSRPTHRWHAIARHWLRQTRRRTSGVLPESCEQLMPPGDWKEHDVETPYGMLHVVIRGAPKGNKPAILTYHDVGLNHKLCFNTFFSNEDMQEITKHFVVCHVDAPGQQIGAPQMPQGYQYPTMDQLASMLPNVVQHFGFKSIVGIGVGAGAYILAKFALIFPDLVEGLVLLNIDPNGKGWIDWAATKLSGLTSTLPDVVLPHLFSQEELMSNTELVQSYRQQINNSVNQFNLQLFWNMYNSRRDLEMNRSGTVLNAKTLKCPVMLVVGDNAPAEEGVVECNSKLDPTTTTFLKMADSGGLPQLTQPGKLTEAFKYFLQGMGYIAYVKDRRLSGGPVPSASMTRLARSRTASLTSASSVDGSRSRACTHSDSTEGVGQVSHTMEVSC, from the exons ATGGCAGGGATGAAGGAACAGCAGTTCACGGAGGAGAAGCCCCTGCTTCCAGAGCAAAGAGGAGTGGACTCAGATATG GATAAAGGAGAGGAGGCATCGGGGGGGCTCCCCTGCCCTGCCAGCCCCGCGCCCCTTAACCAACCCCCTCCCCCCAGCCGCCCCACTCACCGCTGGCATGCCATCGCACGGCACTGGCTCCGCCAGACCCGCCGTCGGACCAGCGGGGTCCTCCCG GAAAGCTGTGAACAGCTGATGCCACCAGGGGATTGGAAG gaaCATGATGTTGAGACCCCTTACGGAATGCTGCATGTGGTAATCCGTGGGGCACCCAAGGGAAACAAGCCTGCCATCCTCACCTACCATGATGTGGGACTGAACC ACAAGCTGTGCTTCAACACTTTCTTCAGTAATGAGGATATGCAGGAGATCACTAAGCATTTTGTGGTTTGCCATGTCGACGCCCCGGGACAGCAGATTGGAGCTCCACAGATGCCTCAAGG GTACCAGTACCCCACTATGGACCAGTTGGCCAGCATGCTGCCCAATGTGGTGCAGCACTTTGG ATTCAAGAGTATTGTTGGGATTGGAGTTGGAGCTGGCGCTTACATTCTGGCCAAGTTTGCT CTGATCTTCCCTGATCTCGTGGAGGGTTTGGTTCTGCTCAACATCGACCCCAATGGCAAAGGATGGATTGACTGGGCTGCCACCAAG CTGTCTGGTCTGACCAGCACTCTGCCAGATGTTGTGCTGCCACATCTTTTCAGCCAG gaGGAGCTGATGAGCAACACAGAGTTGGTGCAGAGCTACCGGCAACAGATCAACAACAGTGTCAACCAGTTCAACCTGCAGCTTTTCTGGAACATGTACAACAG TCGGAGGGATCTAGAGATGAACCGCAGTGGAACAGTGCTCAATGCAAAAACCCTGAA GTGTCCTGTGATGCTGGTTGTAGGAGATAACGCCCCTGCTGAGGAAGGAGTG GTTGAATGCAACTCAAAACTGGAtccaaccaccaccaccttcCTGAAG ATGGCTGACTCTGGTGGACTTCCCCAGCTCACACAG CCTGGCAAGCTGACTGAAGCCTTCAAGTATTTCCTGCAGGGAATGGGCTACA TCGCTTATGTGAAGGATCGGAGGTTGAGTGGAGGGCCAG TGCCCTCTGCCAGTATGACCCGCCTGGCTCGCTCCAGGACGGCCTCCCTGACAAGCGCAAGTTCCGTGGATGGGTCCCGCTCACGGGCTTGCACGCACTCCGACAGCACTGAGGGAGTCGGCCAGGTCAGCCACACCATGGAGGTGTCCTGCTAA